Proteins encoded together in one Planctomycetaceae bacterium window:
- a CDS encoding tetratricopeptide repeat protein: MRMQKPVWCPWYPRIRGFFAAATFTLALLASSTPANDGPRLAPATQASQAVSTIEIIAKGRSRSGDAIVSLGLRLDDKRFAIDLRLLEGSGPIELTTHDGKRREVGEVTGSDQTVGIAIVTPTGDSGKAEKISSWARSLEENNTVVVTMNGGDMGRQSQKVPIIRHDPYPFFGHVLTLGMERSLPLGTGIVCTEQGRLAGMLSVQETKEQRVAVMVTTDFLHGLKYPAGPVALDRWRRDAPDQSKADFLVRSGMLLIWAGKVGEGASNLHRALLQEPKDHRINLLLSRAALYCSKREEARSRAQAVATATGSAQAWAELALIFAVDKKEVQALEMAKSCVNAAPDWADAHYWLGLRLAKANQWVDAKKEFQRAAELQPDYLVAWGWIGHCCQEMQQWPEMVENGKHMIDINPQYVNGYACTAIGYFQQRKWKEARPFTEKSVAMLPTEPSYRMALGNICILTGDVAGAHREIEALKKLGAVKDVERLATRLRLAQDLQNDKVSIDKYLID; this comes from the coding sequence ATGAGGATGCAAAAACCCGTATGGTGTCCATGGTATCCCCGGATAAGAGGCTTCTTTGCGGCAGCGACTTTTACTTTGGCGTTACTGGCCTCTTCCACACCTGCGAACGACGGGCCGCGCTTGGCGCCGGCCACGCAGGCTTCGCAAGCCGTTTCGACCATCGAAATCATTGCCAAAGGGCGCAGCCGTAGCGGGGATGCCATTGTCAGCCTGGGCTTGCGATTGGACGACAAACGCTTTGCCATTGATCTGAGGCTGCTCGAAGGCTCCGGCCCGATAGAACTGACTACTCATGATGGCAAGCGCCGTGAAGTCGGCGAAGTCACGGGCTCGGATCAAACTGTAGGGATCGCCATTGTTACTCCGACTGGAGATTCAGGAAAGGCCGAAAAGATATCCTCCTGGGCAAGATCGCTCGAAGAAAATAACACGGTAGTCGTAACCATGAATGGCGGCGACATGGGTCGCCAGAGCCAAAAGGTGCCCATCATAAGGCATGATCCATATCCGTTCTTTGGGCACGTCCTGACGCTGGGCATGGAGCGATCTCTGCCGCTGGGCACTGGGATTGTCTGCACGGAGCAAGGGCGGCTGGCCGGGATGCTGTCCGTCCAGGAAACCAAGGAACAGCGGGTGGCGGTCATGGTGACGACGGACTTTCTCCATGGCCTCAAATATCCAGCCGGGCCGGTAGCCCTGGATCGGTGGCGGCGGGATGCCCCCGACCAAAGCAAAGCCGATTTCCTCGTCAGGTCGGGGATGCTGCTGATATGGGCAGGCAAGGTCGGCGAAGGAGCCAGCAACCTGCATCGGGCGCTTCTTCAAGAACCCAAGGATCACCGGATCAACCTCCTGCTTTCGCGAGCGGCCCTCTACTGCAGCAAGAGGGAAGAAGCTCGCTCGCGTGCACAGGCCGTGGCGACCGCTACGGGTTCGGCTCAGGCCTGGGCCGAGCTAGCGCTGATATTTGCAGTGGATAAGAAGGAAGTTCAAGCCCTGGAGATGGCCAAGTCATGCGTTAACGCTGCGCCCGACTGGGCCGATGCGCATTACTGGCTTGGGTTGAGATTGGCCAAAGCGAACCAGTGGGTCGATGCGAAGAAAGAATTCCAGCGGGCCGCCGAACTCCAGCCGGACTACTTAGTGGCATGGGGGTGGATCGGCCATTGCTGCCAGGAGATGCAGCAGTGGCCGGAAATGGTCGAGAACGGCAAGCACATGATCGACATCAACCCCCAGTACGTCAACGGGTATGCCTGCACCGCAATTGGGTATTTTCAACAAAGGAAATGGAAGGAGGCGAGGCCCTTTACCGAGAAGAGCGTGGCGATGCTGCCCACAGAGCCCAGCTACCGTATGGCCTTAGGCAACATCTGCATTCTAACCGGCGACGTCGCCGGCGCACACCGAGAGATAGAGGCACTGAAGAAACTCGGGGCCGTGAAGGATGTCGAAAGACTCGCGACAAGACTCCGCTTGGCACAGGACCTGCAGAACGACAAGGTCAGCATCGACAAGTATCTCATTGATTGA